The following are encoded in a window of Ranitomeya variabilis isolate aRanVar5 chromosome 8, aRanVar5.hap1, whole genome shotgun sequence genomic DNA:
- the LOC143788598 gene encoding uncharacterized protein LOC143788598 isoform X1, protein MLPWGAVGDFLNYFTLSCKQLDTECGQESDQSQPSLQQNIHRVRNCEIWKQDIEMEARNHQKNQTMTVKISVNGNEMKITAIADPHSFYTILNVCPAGEMFLGKDLNIALQNGKKKANGRFVLGQIYINDQATNEQIIYVDCIPKTVIGWKQLHDLGLMQNYGHQGYVIDVPPVVIEEVSDPSSFHQGYLRKELLYDARKVIASWVRNGLVERCNSVCNSCISLAQKPNDKVKIKFYYKDLNKSSVKESTHPRENVPKAIEGIILGKYYSVIHLFYAEWQVALDTYTKYRTAFTFLGKQYVWNRLPGRFQNKNTRLSDALEKVLDKLPGNVRKRVTYYIDTILISGETEKECREFTDKLWHHLRDNCFEIRPAECQTCQPAVKFLGREVTEDGVTLGRDFIQKVKYMKEPRNASELRSILGCLRDASQYTPGFGIFSKTLNKLTNQDRTFQWDSKLKEALALLKDQVLRNRYLVPGLAENEGCTILIFVKYGAWMAEILNSTKRHYRFGSDVFPPLKKEDSHVTQELKAMKEVWNKFQDVLENREVEWEVESPEIARYMDDPDSVVNEKRLKLDFLKEEGFKIRVVPASDRKPLIQWPENLLRSSSNHNV, encoded by the exons ATGCTGCCATGGGGTGCGGTAGGGGATTTCCTCAATTATTTCACACTGTCTTGCAAACAACTGGATACAGAGTGTGGCCAGGAGTCTGATCAGTCACAGCCCAGCCTTCAGCAAAATATTCACAGAGTTCGGAACTGTGAAATCTGGAAACAAGACATCGAA ATGGAAGCACGGAACCACCAGAAAAACCAGACCATGACCGTGAAAATAAGTGTGAATGGAAATGAAATGAAAATAACAGCAATAGCGGATCCTCATTCGTTCTACACCATCCTGAATGTATGTCCAGCAGGAGAAATGTTCCTAGGAAAAGACCTCAATATTGCTCtccaaaatggaaagaaaaaagcaAATGGAAGATTTGTCTTAGGCCAGATTTATATTAACGACCAAGCAACCAATGAGCAGATCATATATGTAGACTGCATTCCAAAAACCGTAATTGGATGGAAGCAACTTCATGATCTCGGTTTGATGCAGAACTATGGGCACCAAGGTTACGTGATCGATGTCCCTCCTGTGGTAATAGAAGAAGTCTCGGATCCCAGCAGTTTTCATCAAGGATATTTAAGAAAGGAACTATTATATGACGCCAGGAAAGTCATCGCTAGTTGGGTCAGAAATGGGTTGGTTGAACGATGCAACAGTGTCTGCAACTCTTGCATTTCACTTGCTCAGAAACCAAATGATAAGGTCAAAATTAAATTCTATTATAAGGACTTGAATAAAAGTTCGGTGAAGGAGTCTACCCACCCACGGGAGAACGTGCCAAAAGCCATTGAAGGTATAATCCTGGGGAAGTATTATTCGGTCATTCACCTATTCTATGCAGAATGGCAAGTAGCTCTAGACACCTACACCAAGTACAGAACAGCCTTTACTTTCCTGGGCAAACAATACGTCTGGAACAGGTTGCCTGGAAGGTTCCAAAATAAGAACACTAGACTTAGTGACGCTCTGGAGAAGGTACTTGATAAGTTGCCCGGGAACGTGAGGAAGCGTGTGACCTACTACATAGATACCATCTTAATTTCAGGAGAAACGGAGAAAGAGTGTAGAGAATTCACAGACAAGTTATGGCACCATCTGAGAGACAATTGCTTTGAAATACGCCCAGCAGAGTGCCAAACTTGCCAGCCGGCGGTGAAGTTtctagggagagaagtaactgaagATGGAGTTACGCTGGGCAGGGATTTTATACAGAAGGTAAAGTATATGAAAGAGCCTAGAAATGCAAGCGAATTGCGGTCAATCCTGGGCTGTTTGAGGGATGCAAGCCAATATACTCCAGGATTTGGCATTTTCAGCAAAACTTTAAACAAACTAACCAATCAAGATCGTACATTTCAGTGGGACAGCAAATTGAAGGAAGCTTTAGCTCTTCTGAAGGACCAAGTCCTGCGAAACAGATATTTGGTTCCCGGGTTGGCGGAGAACGAGGGCTGCACCATTCTGATATTTGTCAAGTATGGCGCCTGGATGGCAGAGATCCTAAATAGCACCAAGAGACACTATCGCTTTGGAAGTGATGTATTTCCACCTCTTAAGAAAGAAGATAGCCACGTGACTCAAGAACTCAAAGCCATGAAGGAGGTTTGGAATAAATTTCAGGATGTGCTAGAAAACAGAGAGGTAGAATGGGAGGTGGAGAGTCCAGAGATCGCGCGTTACATGGACGACCCAGACAGCGTAGTAAATGAAAAACGTCTCAAGCTAGACTTCCTCAAGGAAGAGGGATTTAAGATCAGGGTTGTACCTGCCAGTGACCGAAAACCACTAATTCAGTGGCCAGAGAATCTGTTACGGTCCTCATCTAACCACAATGTCTAG
- the LOC143788598 gene encoding uncharacterized protein LOC143788598 isoform X2, producing the protein MEARNHQKNQTMTVKISVNGNEMKITAIADPHSFYTILNVCPAGEMFLGKDLNIALQNGKKKANGRFVLGQIYINDQATNEQIIYVDCIPKTVIGWKQLHDLGLMQNYGHQGYVIDVPPVVIEEVSDPSSFHQGYLRKELLYDARKVIASWVRNGLVERCNSVCNSCISLAQKPNDKVKIKFYYKDLNKSSVKESTHPRENVPKAIEGIILGKYYSVIHLFYAEWQVALDTYTKYRTAFTFLGKQYVWNRLPGRFQNKNTRLSDALEKVLDKLPGNVRKRVTYYIDTILISGETEKECREFTDKLWHHLRDNCFEIRPAECQTCQPAVKFLGREVTEDGVTLGRDFIQKVKYMKEPRNASELRSILGCLRDASQYTPGFGIFSKTLNKLTNQDRTFQWDSKLKEALALLKDQVLRNRYLVPGLAENEGCTILIFVKYGAWMAEILNSTKRHYRFGSDVFPPLKKEDSHVTQELKAMKEVWNKFQDVLENREVEWEVESPEIARYMDDPDSVVNEKRLKLDFLKEEGFKIRVVPASDRKPLIQWPENLLRSSSNHNV; encoded by the coding sequence ATGGAAGCACGGAACCACCAGAAAAACCAGACCATGACCGTGAAAATAAGTGTGAATGGAAATGAAATGAAAATAACAGCAATAGCGGATCCTCATTCGTTCTACACCATCCTGAATGTATGTCCAGCAGGAGAAATGTTCCTAGGAAAAGACCTCAATATTGCTCtccaaaatggaaagaaaaaagcaAATGGAAGATTTGTCTTAGGCCAGATTTATATTAACGACCAAGCAACCAATGAGCAGATCATATATGTAGACTGCATTCCAAAAACCGTAATTGGATGGAAGCAACTTCATGATCTCGGTTTGATGCAGAACTATGGGCACCAAGGTTACGTGATCGATGTCCCTCCTGTGGTAATAGAAGAAGTCTCGGATCCCAGCAGTTTTCATCAAGGATATTTAAGAAAGGAACTATTATATGACGCCAGGAAAGTCATCGCTAGTTGGGTCAGAAATGGGTTGGTTGAACGATGCAACAGTGTCTGCAACTCTTGCATTTCACTTGCTCAGAAACCAAATGATAAGGTCAAAATTAAATTCTATTATAAGGACTTGAATAAAAGTTCGGTGAAGGAGTCTACCCACCCACGGGAGAACGTGCCAAAAGCCATTGAAGGTATAATCCTGGGGAAGTATTATTCGGTCATTCACCTATTCTATGCAGAATGGCAAGTAGCTCTAGACACCTACACCAAGTACAGAACAGCCTTTACTTTCCTGGGCAAACAATACGTCTGGAACAGGTTGCCTGGAAGGTTCCAAAATAAGAACACTAGACTTAGTGACGCTCTGGAGAAGGTACTTGATAAGTTGCCCGGGAACGTGAGGAAGCGTGTGACCTACTACATAGATACCATCTTAATTTCAGGAGAAACGGAGAAAGAGTGTAGAGAATTCACAGACAAGTTATGGCACCATCTGAGAGACAATTGCTTTGAAATACGCCCAGCAGAGTGCCAAACTTGCCAGCCGGCGGTGAAGTTtctagggagagaagtaactgaagATGGAGTTACGCTGGGCAGGGATTTTATACAGAAGGTAAAGTATATGAAAGAGCCTAGAAATGCAAGCGAATTGCGGTCAATCCTGGGCTGTTTGAGGGATGCAAGCCAATATACTCCAGGATTTGGCATTTTCAGCAAAACTTTAAACAAACTAACCAATCAAGATCGTACATTTCAGTGGGACAGCAAATTGAAGGAAGCTTTAGCTCTTCTGAAGGACCAAGTCCTGCGAAACAGATATTTGGTTCCCGGGTTGGCGGAGAACGAGGGCTGCACCATTCTGATATTTGTCAAGTATGGCGCCTGGATGGCAGAGATCCTAAATAGCACCAAGAGACACTATCGCTTTGGAAGTGATGTATTTCCACCTCTTAAGAAAGAAGATAGCCACGTGACTCAAGAACTCAAAGCCATGAAGGAGGTTTGGAATAAATTTCAGGATGTGCTAGAAAACAGAGAGGTAGAATGGGAGGTGGAGAGTCCAGAGATCGCGCGTTACATGGACGACCCAGACAGCGTAGTAAATGAAAAACGTCTCAAGCTAGACTTCCTCAAGGAAGAGGGATTTAAGATCAGGGTTGTACCTGCCAGTGACCGAAAACCACTAATTCAGTGGCCAGAGAATCTGTTACGGTCCTCATCTAACCACAATGTCTAG